In Agromyces archimandritae, one genomic interval encodes:
- a CDS encoding ABC transporter ATP-binding protein: MSNVVEIRNLGVSFATDAGPVKAVDGVSLSVARGEVLAIVGESGSGKTVTAKTILGLLPETATASGAVILSNREGTGEHDIVSLPKKRLRQVRGTDVAMVFQEPSTALNPVYTVGWQIMEGIRAHGKVSKKEARAKAIEMLRRVGIPEPERRIDYYPHQFSGGQKQRVVIAMALVLDPGLIVADEPTTALDVTVQAEILDLLRRCRDEFGTAIVLITHNMGVVADLADRVAVMYQGELVEEADVEALFSAPQEEYTKALLAAVPYVGHGRASAEARASGRGDDWADTTPVVRAQGLSIEYPGRFGRAGFRAVDGVDFAIRPGEVLGLVGESGSGKTTIGRAIAGLTKVTGGSLEVLGMEMNGVRERDFKRLRHRIGFVFQDPASSFNPLLSIAECVAEPFVIHGRAESAADARQRVNELLEAVQLPRSYGDRYPHELSGGQRQRASLARALALQPELLIADEPTSALDVSVQARVLELFSELQREFGFAALFISHDLAVVDLLSDRIAVLHRGTLVEEGTGAEVLGSPREPYTKRLLASLPVPDPVEQEKRREELRRLREGK; this comes from the coding sequence ATGAGCAATGTGGTGGAGATCCGGAACCTCGGCGTCTCGTTCGCGACCGACGCCGGGCCGGTCAAGGCCGTCGACGGCGTGAGCCTGTCGGTCGCCCGCGGCGAGGTCCTCGCGATCGTCGGCGAGTCCGGCAGCGGCAAGACCGTGACGGCCAAGACCATCCTCGGGCTGCTGCCCGAGACGGCGACCGCCTCGGGCGCCGTGATCCTCAGCAACCGCGAGGGCACGGGCGAGCACGACATCGTGTCGCTTCCGAAGAAGCGTCTGCGGCAGGTGCGCGGCACCGACGTCGCGATGGTGTTCCAGGAGCCCTCGACGGCGCTGAACCCCGTCTACACGGTCGGCTGGCAGATTATGGAGGGCATCCGCGCCCACGGCAAGGTCTCCAAGAAGGAGGCCCGCGCCAAGGCGATCGAGATGCTCCGCAGGGTCGGCATCCCCGAGCCGGAGCGTCGCATCGACTACTACCCGCACCAGTTCTCGGGCGGGCAGAAGCAGCGCGTCGTCATCGCGATGGCGCTCGTGCTCGACCCGGGCCTCATCGTCGCCGACGAGCCGACGACGGCCCTCGACGTGACGGTGCAGGCCGAGATCCTCGACCTGCTCCGCCGCTGCCGCGACGAGTTCGGCACGGCGATCGTGCTCATCACCCACAACATGGGCGTCGTCGCCGACCTCGCCGATCGCGTCGCCGTCATGTACCAGGGCGAGCTCGTCGAGGAGGCCGATGTCGAGGCGCTCTTCAGTGCCCCGCAGGAGGAGTACACGAAGGCGCTTCTCGCAGCAGTGCCGTACGTCGGACACGGGCGGGCGAGCGCCGAGGCGCGAGCGTCGGGCCGCGGCGACGACTGGGCGGACACGACTCCGGTCGTCCGCGCGCAGGGTCTCTCCATCGAGTACCCTGGCCGGTTCGGCCGGGCGGGTTTCCGTGCGGTCGACGGCGTCGACTTCGCGATCCGCCCCGGGGAGGTCCTCGGCCTCGTCGGGGAGTCGGGTTCCGGCAAGACGACCATCGGCCGGGCCATCGCCGGGCTGACGAAGGTCACCGGAGGCTCGCTCGAGGTGCTCGGGATGGAGATGAACGGGGTCCGCGAGCGCGACTTCAAGCGCCTGCGGCACCGCATCGGATTCGTGTTCCAGGATCCGGCGTCGAGCTTCAACCCGCTGCTGTCGATCGCGGAATGCGTCGCCGAGCCCTTCGTCATCCACGGCCGTGCCGAAAGCGCCGCCGACGCCCGGCAGCGTGTGAACGAGCTGCTCGAAGCGGTGCAGCTGCCCCGCTCGTACGGCGACCGCTACCCGCACGAGCTCTCGGGCGGTCAGCGGCAGCGCGCGAGCCTCGCCCGCGCCCTCGCGCTGCAGCCGGAACTGCTCATCGCCGACGAGCCGACGAGCGCCCTGGACGTCTCGGTGCAGGCACGCGTGCTGGAGCTCTTCAGCGAACTGCAGCGGGAGTTCGGCTTCGCGGCGCTGTTCATCAGCCACGATCTGGCGGTGGTGGATCTGCTGTCCGATCGCATCGCGGTGCTGCATCGTGGCACACTCGTTGAAGAGGGCACAGGCGCGGAGGTGCTCGGTTCGCCGCGCGAACCGTACACGAAGCGCCTGCTGGCCTCGCTGCCGGTGCCCGACCCCGTCGAGCAGGAGAAGCGACGGGAGGAGCTCCGGCGACTTCGGGAGGGGAAGTGA
- a CDS encoding ABC transporter permease, whose protein sequence is MSETLALRKPSLWSRLPVVHQLRQSMGLQRGMLVTGLVITGVFILVAVLAPVLAPYGYNQLRADGVAFGAQQPPGGEHLLGTTVGGFDVLSRVIWGAQTALFVIVIAVVLSIFLGVFLGLVSGYLGGWIDRVLVVVCDAIYAFPSLLLAIVMSIVISGGQSSLWAGIFAAAISITVVFIPQYFRVIRAETVRIKAEAYVEAAKVLGASNGRIMFRHVLRNATRTLPLIFTLNSSEAILTLAGLGFLGFGIEPTAAAEWGYDLNKALSDVSSGIWWTAVFPGVAIVLVVLGITLVGESLNDLADPRLRSRRRVAQASGTVAETSVVPGGTLEAGPGGVDGLESGETFGDDGIEVKR, encoded by the coding sequence ATGAGCGAGACCCTCGCCCTCCGCAAGCCGTCGCTGTGGTCGCGGCTGCCCGTCGTCCACCAGCTGCGCCAGTCCATGGGTCTGCAGCGCGGGATGCTCGTCACGGGCCTCGTGATCACCGGCGTTTTCATCCTCGTCGCCGTCCTCGCACCCGTCCTCGCCCCGTACGGCTACAACCAGCTCCGCGCCGACGGGGTGGCCTTCGGCGCGCAGCAGCCGCCCGGCGGCGAGCACCTCCTCGGAACCACGGTCGGCGGCTTCGACGTGCTCTCGCGCGTGATCTGGGGCGCCCAGACGGCGCTCTTCGTGATCGTCATCGCCGTCGTGCTCTCGATCTTCCTCGGTGTGTTCCTCGGGCTCGTCTCGGGGTACCTCGGCGGGTGGATCGACCGGGTGCTCGTCGTCGTCTGCGACGCGATCTACGCCTTCCCGAGCCTGCTGCTCGCGATCGTCATGTCGATCGTGATCTCCGGCGGCCAGTCGAGCCTGTGGGCCGGCATCTTCGCCGCCGCGATCTCGATCACGGTCGTCTTCATCCCGCAGTACTTCCGCGTCATCCGCGCCGAGACGGTCCGCATCAAGGCCGAGGCGTACGTGGAGGCCGCGAAGGTGCTCGGCGCCTCGAACGGGCGAATCATGTTCCGGCACGTGCTGCGGAACGCGACCCGCACCCTTCCGCTCATCTTCACGCTGAACTCCTCGGAGGCGATCCTCACCCTGGCCGGCCTCGGCTTCCTCGGCTTCGGCATCGAGCCGACCGCGGCCGCCGAATGGGGCTACGACCTGAACAAGGCGCTTTCCGACGTGTCGAGCGGCATCTGGTGGACGGCGGTCTTCCCCGGCGTGGCGATCGTGCTCGTCGTCCTCGGCATCACCCTCGTCGGCGAGAGCCTGAACGACCTGGCCGATCCGCGTCTCCGCAGCCGCCGCCGGGTGGCCCAGGCCTCCGGCACGGTCGCCGAGACCTCGGTCGTGCCCGGCGGCACGCTCGAGGCCGGCCCCGGCGGGGTCGACGGGCTCGAGAGCGGCGAGACGTTCGGCGACGATGGGATCGAGGTCAAGCGATGA
- a CDS encoding ABC transporter permease translates to MTTTAAAPPVPDGSNAKKPARRPSGGGLGRYILVRFLLIIPTVFILVTLVFLLMRATGDPITAARGDKLTAAQLAELRTEYGYDRPLIVQYFEYLGQIFTGDFGTTFSDHRPVTQILLTYGGATLELAFYALIVAFIVGIPLGMLAARFRDRGQDAALRVFAILCYATPVFFAGLLLKLVFSVWLKVLPVAGRASTGSELQMQVLPNKTGIYTIDAIMTGNPNVLADVLEHAVLPAVALGLLTAGVFLRLVRTNMIGTLSTDYVDAARSRGVSEFRLVSKHAYRPALIPIITVIGLQIALLLGGAVLTETTFEWKGLGFMLSEYLQARDFVAVQGIVALLAVIVAVTNFIVDIIAALIDPRVRY, encoded by the coding sequence ATGACGACCACAGCAGCCGCGCCCCCCGTGCCCGACGGGTCCAACGCGAAGAAACCGGCACGACGCCCCTCCGGCGGCGGCCTCGGGCGCTACATCCTGGTCAGGTTCCTCCTGATCATCCCGACGGTGTTCATCCTCGTCACCCTCGTCTTCCTGCTCATGCGGGCCACGGGCGACCCGATCACGGCGGCCCGCGGCGACAAGCTCACCGCGGCCCAGCTCGCGGAACTGCGCACGGAGTACGGGTACGACCGGCCGCTCATCGTGCAGTACTTCGAATACCTCGGGCAGATCTTCACGGGCGACTTCGGCACGACGTTCTCCGACCACCGCCCGGTCACCCAGATCCTCCTCACTTACGGCGGGGCCACCCTGGAGCTGGCCTTCTACGCCCTGATCGTCGCCTTCATCGTCGGCATCCCGCTCGGCATGCTCGCCGCGCGCTTCCGCGACCGCGGCCAGGATGCGGCGCTGCGCGTCTTCGCGATCCTCTGCTACGCGACGCCCGTGTTCTTCGCGGGCCTGCTGCTGAAGCTCGTCTTCTCGGTGTGGCTGAAGGTCCTGCCGGTGGCCGGCCGGGCATCCACCGGCTCCGAACTGCAGATGCAGGTGCTGCCGAACAAGACGGGCATCTACACGATCGACGCGATCATGACGGGCAATCCGAACGTGCTCGCCGACGTGCTCGAGCACGCCGTGCTGCCGGCGGTCGCGCTCGGTCTGCTGACGGCCGGCGTCTTCCTGCGGCTCGTGCGGACGAACATGATCGGCACCCTCTCGACCGACTACGTGGATGCGGCCCGCTCCCGCGGGGTCAGCGAGTTCCGGCTCGTGAGCAAACACGCCTATCGGCCGGCGCTCATCCCGATCATCACCGTCATCGGCCTGCAGATCGCGCTGCTGCTCGGCGGCGCCGTGCTCACCGAGACGACCTTCGAGTGGAAGGGCCTCGGCTTCATGCTCTCCGAGTACCTGCAGGCGCGCGACTTCGTCGCCGTGCAGGGCATCGTCGCCCTCCTGGCGGTGATCGTCGCCGTGACCAACTTCATCGTCGACATCATCGCGGCGCTCATCGACCCGAGGGTGAGGTACTGA
- a CDS encoding ABC transporter substrate-binding protein produces MSSASKYRRRGLLAVAGLSATALALVGCSAGGDGNGDASGELIVGTTDKITSLDPAGSYDNGSFAVMNQVFPFLMNTPYGSPDVEPDIAESAEFTAPTEYTVKLKPGLKWANGNDLTSSDVKFTFDRQLAIKDPNGPWPLLYNLESVEAVDDETVVFHLLTENDQIFPLILSSPAGPIVDEDVFSADSLTADEDIVDGNAFAGQYTITSYDFNTLIAYKANPDYQGMLGAAKTDVINTKYYSESSNLKLDVQEGNIDVAFRSLSATDIDDLREQTDKVTVVDGPGGEIRYIVFNFDTQPYGAQAEGADPAKALAVRQAVADLIDREAIASQVYKDTYTPLYSFIPEGLTGATTVLKDLYGDGEGGPDADKAADRLKKAGVEVPVKLDLQYSNDHYGPSSAEEYALIKDQLEESGLFTVNLQTTEWVQYSEDRSSDVYPAYQLGWFPDYSDADNYLTPFFLTDNFLLNHYSNQEVDDLILEQATTADADERTALIEQIQEKVAADLSTVPYLQGAQVAVTGTDVTGTEDTLDASFKFRYGALAKG; encoded by the coding sequence ATGTCATCCGCATCCAAGTACCGCCGCCGCGGTCTCCTCGCGGTCGCCGGCCTGTCGGCCACGGCGCTCGCCCTCGTCGGTTGTTCAGCCGGCGGCGACGGAAACGGCGACGCCTCGGGCGAGCTGATCGTCGGCACGACCGACAAGATCACCTCGCTCGACCCGGCCGGTTCGTACGACAACGGTTCGTTCGCCGTCATGAACCAGGTCTTCCCGTTCCTCATGAACACCCCGTACGGCAGCCCCGACGTCGAGCCCGACATCGCGGAGTCCGCCGAGTTCACGGCGCCGACCGAATACACGGTCAAGCTGAAGCCGGGTCTGAAGTGGGCCAACGGCAACGACCTGACCTCCTCGGACGTCAAGTTCACCTTCGACCGCCAGCTCGCGATCAAAGACCCCAACGGGCCGTGGCCGCTGCTGTACAACCTCGAGTCGGTCGAGGCCGTCGACGATGAGACCGTCGTCTTCCACCTCCTCACCGAGAACGACCAGATCTTCCCGCTCATCCTCTCGAGCCCCGCCGGCCCGATCGTGGACGAGGACGTGTTCTCGGCCGACTCCCTCACCGCCGATGAGGACATCGTCGACGGCAACGCCTTCGCCGGCCAGTACACGATCACGAGCTACGACTTCAACACGCTGATCGCCTACAAGGCCAATCCCGACTACCAGGGCATGCTCGGCGCGGCGAAGACCGACGTCATCAACACGAAGTACTACTCCGAATCGTCGAACCTGAAGCTCGACGTGCAGGAGGGCAACATCGACGTGGCGTTCCGCAGTCTGTCCGCGACCGACATCGACGATCTGCGCGAGCAGACCGACAAGGTGACGGTCGTCGACGGCCCCGGCGGCGAGATCCGCTACATCGTGTTCAATTTCGACACGCAGCCGTACGGTGCCCAGGCCGAGGGCGCAGACCCGGCCAAGGCGCTCGCCGTCCGCCAGGCGGTGGCCGACCTGATCGACCGCGAGGCGATCGCCTCGCAGGTCTACAAGGACACCTACACGCCGCTGTACTCGTTCATCCCCGAGGGTCTGACCGGCGCCACCACGGTGCTGAAGGACCTCTACGGCGACGGCGAGGGCGGCCCCGACGCCGACAAGGCCGCCGACCGTCTGAAGAAGGCGGGCGTCGAGGTGCCGGTCAAGCTCGACCTGCAGTACTCGAACGACCACTACGGCCCGTCCTCGGCCGAGGAGTACGCGCTCATCAAGGACCAGCTCGAGGAGTCGGGCCTGTTCACGGTGAACCTGCAGACGACCGAATGGGTCCAGTACTCCGAGGACCGCTCCTCCGACGTCTACCCGGCCTACCAGCTCGGCTGGTTCCCCGACTACTCGGACGCGGACAACTACCTGACGCCGTTCTTCCTCACGGACAACTTCCTGTTGAACCACTACTCGAACCAGGAGGTCGACGACCTCATCCTCGAGCAGGCCACCACGGCCGACGCCGACGAGCGCACCGCGCTCATCGAGCAGATCCAGGAGAAGGTCGCCGCCGACCTGTCGACGGTGCCTTACCTGCAGGGCGCCCAGGTCGCCGTCACCGGCACGGACGTCACCGGCACTGAGGACACGCTCGACGCGTCCTTCAAGTTCCGTTACGGCGCCCTCGCCAAGGGCTGA